GGAACCATGAGCCGCAAGAAATTGTCCGCCGACAACTCAATGCCGTACCATTTTTTGTATGTTGGCGATCCCACCCGCAAGTCGACCACCGCATCGAAAACAGCGCCCCGCGTCACCCAGACAAGTTTGGCCTGGGTGGCCGGCGGCAACTGGAAATGCAGCCCGCGCAACACCCCTTTGGGGCCGGAACGGGCGTGGTTGTCCTGGACAAAATCATAGCCCAACCCAGCCCGGGCATAGGCCTCACGACTGTACGTCTCCAGAAAAAAACCCCGATGATCGCCGAAAACCTTGGGTTTGACGACGACAAGCCCCGGGATGTCGGTTTGCGACACCTCCACGCGGGACCTCCTTTTGCTTCATTGCTGACTGATTCGTCCGTGCAGCCGGATGCCGCACTCATTAACATATTTCACGCCTTTGGACAACAACTCTCCTGGCCGGCAGACTCTGTGCCGCCGCAACACTACAGCTGTGTGTCGTTGCCGGACGGCTTGTCGTGACACAATCCAGGCAAATGGCGTTGCCTCGGCGTCCCCCGGTCTTTGCCCGCCCTGTTATCCCGTCCGACGAGGCTGCCGTTTGGCTTTGATTTTGGATTTGTTGCGAGCCCGAAAGGTCGGTTTTGTCCCAGTCCCGCCTGGTCGGGATTTTCCTTCGTTCCGGTCGCGGCCGGCAGCGTCCCCTCCCACCCGCCCGGGCTTTCCTGCTCCCCGGGGCCGGGCCGACGGGCGCGGTTTGGCCGGCGCGCCTGCTTGCTCTGAACGCTCCGACTGGGGTCTGGCCGGAGCCGGCGCATCCGGATCGACCGGCAGCGTAACCCGGGGCGCGCCGCTTTTGGCGTCAAGCGGGGCATTGGGCGGGATGGCCACGGCCAGGAGGTCGCCGGGAAACGGCGGTCGGCGGTCCGGAGCCACCAGCACGGTCAAACCACTCTCGCTGCAGCCGTAAACGGCGCTGCCTGGGACATCGGCCAGGGCAAAGGCCCCGGACACGATCCGGACCGCCTTGGGATCCACGGTCGGCCGGGTCTTCCGGGCCAGCAGAAAGGACAGGCTGAGCCGCTCTTTGCCCAGGTTGGCCCGATCGGAGAACGTTGTCAGCCATTTGGGCGCGCCCTTGGACGACATGTTGAAATGGCACCAAGCCCGGGTGCGGCCCCCGACCAGCACACACTCCTCCCGGTGGGGACACGGCGCGGAGATGTCCATATCCAGTTCGATAAAGGCCTCGCGCATCCCGAGCAGGCAGCGCCAGCCAAGCCGGGTCCCGGGTTCAACGATCAAGGCCCGGCCGCC
This genomic window from Desulfovibrio sp. TomC contains:
- the rfbC gene encoding dTDP-4-dehydrorhamnose 3,5-epimerase encodes the protein MEVSQTDIPGLVVVKPKVFGDHRGFFLETYSREAYARAGLGYDFVQDNHARSGPKGVLRGLHFQLPPATQAKLVWVTRGAVFDAVVDLRVGSPTYKKWYGIELSADNFLRLMVPRGFAHGYVTLTEDAEFMYKVDAPYTPAQDAGIAWNDPEIGISWPVTTPILSEKDAVQPRLADVGSPFTYAP
- a CDS encoding small ribosomal subunit Rsm22 family protein, whose protein sequence is MSRDADDLLPRSGPIGAARHLFAAIPPEVSARLSAYPEMLRRVLPLRPAMIRELPRLVRELSMSLTAEREGGPRPGYLSEPRTLSAYAWYYLPWNLMRLSRLLPGLDLNLPDGGLVCDLGSGPLTFVQALWLSRPDLRRKKLRISCLDRSKRALDLGLGLFTELAGFDPTAPDAPWSIRVTRGEYWQGLTGGADLIAMVNVANELAGTSRDPLDSRMERVAAQLTDALAPGGRALIVEPGTRLGWRCLLGMREAFIELDMDISAPCPHREECVLVGGRTRAWCHFNMSSKGAPKWLTTFSDRANLGKERLSLSFLLARKTRPTVDPKAVRIVSGAFALADVPGSAVYGCSESGLTVLVAPDRRPPFPGDLLAVAIPPNAPLDAKSGAPRVTLPVDPDAPAPARPQSERSEQAGAPAKPRPSARPRGAGKPGRVGGDAAGRDRNEGKSRPGGTGTKPTFRARNKSKIKAKRQPRRTG